The Besnoitia besnoiti strain Bb-Ger1 chromosome IV, whole genome shotgun sequence genome contains a region encoding:
- a CDS encoding hypothetical protein (encoded by transcript BESB_052020) codes for MHGHLDNGVAARRTVFFKGFTRTGRNAPSSLLQLQSNSDDDDDDADDKKGDDGDEKHGRGDHDDEDAHKKKDNDPHEHKEGIDPVDAKFMDRLSPDDKEALIHGTIDPAVHFPLLLHMSWKELLRAVKYLRKATDFLDTVKGHMDAIPRDEAKVPSVSAAVKIEVSGKEISIADINSKVREVLTGAQSIEGFLSSARSQVNARLAKVLPQGGAPPAVAPHALAAGGVGGAANH; via the exons ATGCACGGTCACTTGGACAATGgcgtggctgcgcgccgcacagTTTTCTTCAAGGGCTTCACGCGGACGGGACGGAACGCGCCGTCATCGCTGCTCCAACTGCAGTCGAATAGTGATGACGATGATGATGATGCTGATGATAAGAAAGGAGACGATGGAGACGAAAAACATGGAAGAGGGGACCACGACGATGAAGACGCACATAAGAAGAAAGACAACGATCCACATGAGCACAAGGAAGGAATCGATCCAGTAGATGCCAAATTCATGGACAGACTGTCTCCTGATGACAAGGAGGCGTTGATTCATGGAACAATTGACCCCGCAGTCCACTTCCCCCTGCTTCTCCACATGTCGTGGAAAGAACTT CTGCGGGCAGTGAAATACCTGCGCAAAGCGACGGACTTCCTGGATACTGTCAAGGGTCACATGGACGCCATTCCACGGGACGAAGCAAAAGTTCCTTCGGTTTCCGCCGCCGTGAAGATCGAGGTGTCTGGGAAGGAAATATCTATTGCTGATATTAATAGCAAGGTTCGAGAAGTGCTCACGGGAGCCCAAAGTATTGAAGGGTTCCTTAGCAGCGCGAGAAGTCAGGTAAACGCCCGACTGGCTAAGGTTCTGCCTCAGGGTGGCGCTCCGCCAGCTGTCGCTCCGCACGCACTCGCCGCTGGGGGTGTTGGCGGCGCTGCTAACCACTAG